From the genome of Solanum dulcamara chromosome 12, daSolDulc1.2, whole genome shotgun sequence:
CTCTTATATTGAACAGAGATTTCATGGATTACACAATTTGTATCCTATTTCTACTGTCACAAAAGATCCTCCGAAAACTTTGAAGAAACAGGTTCCTTCATCACTAGTAAAATCTTATCGTTAGAACGAAGATCAAACCTCTTCTTTATGTTTTAGCAAACATTAGAAGTTTCCTGAGTTGATGGCATCCGCATTTGCATCTCCAAGTGCTGCCTCTTTGAGGTACTTGTCAGCCAATTGAACTCTCTTCACATTCTCTTGCTCTTGGACAAGCAAATTTCCGTACTCGAGAAGCTTCTGAATTGTCATCTTTGGTTGATCAAATGTTGGAGGTCCTTCAATAGAGTTCAATAGTTTTTCCCCAACCTGTTCGATTCCAGTTTTTTCAATCCACTTTCTGACTTCATCGTCGTATACTCTTGACCTCAGAGCACCAAAGAAGTCTGTTTTTAACAATAAATATGCACAGAAGTTATCCTCATTTGGAAGTACATTTTTTTTTAGTCACAAATTTGAGTGTTCTTACCAATAGATTGTCCAGGGAAGGCGTCCACAAGCCTTACAACGTGCTCTTCAGGTACGTTGTCAGTTCTGAAAATTCCCTTGCATACACCAATTCTGTCCTCCCTGGTTGGTGCCCAGTAGTACTTTTCCATACGACCATCACGGATAAGAGGGGCATACAACGTGGAGAAGTCGTTACCAGTAACTATAATAGGGACCCTGGCATTCTCTTGCTTGTTGTACATACCGGGCAGCTGGACATTCGTTGGGTTGTCTGCAATGTTCATAAGGGTGGCATTCACCATCTGGTTGTTAACTGTGTATTGGGTAGTTCCACCCATTCTACCAGCTCCTGCATCGAGATCGTTGATGAAGAGGACACACATGTTTCCTTTTCTGATGATTTCTGCTGCCTCACGGTACCTTTGCCTAATCAATTTTGCTGGCTCTCCTGCATTTCCACTTTCCAATTCTCCAGCACTCATCATGATGGGACTGCAAATAATCAAGACACGAACATAGTTGAGTAACGTCGTTCTGAAAAATTGGTAATGTTTTTATGTGATCAAATCATTAATACTCACTTGATTCCCATTTTACGGAAGACAAGTTCACACTGGAATGACTTCCCTTGACCTTTGCCTCCCCAAATACCCAAAATTAGTGGTACCTGTAAGAAAATTTGTCAAGATTAAAACCATTCAACTTATGACACGAAAAAATTTCTAAGCCAAATTTTAACAAGAGACCTTGATATTGGGCAATTTCAAGAAGTTCTTTGTGATGTGTACAACTAACTTGTCCATGAAAGCAGGAGCAATGTAGAATCCATCCAGTGTGTTATCCAGGTTGTACTGACGAAGACCTTGGCTGATGTATTCGTATGATGACAAGACAGGATGGTGAGTACCAGTACCCACAGGAGCTTGGAAAAGAGGATCTACCATACCCTTTCCCCTGGTGATATCCTGTTGATCATCAGACATGTCCGTCACAAGGCCCTTCCATCTGTCTTGATCGGTCTGTTTCTTCTCGTCTATTTCTTGTTCTTGGGCTACAATCCTGAAGCTCCTGTTCGAAACCTTGGAGCTGGAATTGCCTTTCGCGTTTACCTTCTTCAAGGTTTTGCCAAAAAAGGCTGTGCTTGGAACTGAAGTTCCAGCAACAGAGTTATTCAAACTCAACTGCACCAAAAATGTTTTCTCAGTATAAGTATATCAATGTTAAAGCATGAACATTCCCAAAATCAATCCATTAAGTTTCTTGCTATCTTTCCATACAATTCATCATtctcataaaaaaaatgacacatATTATCCAACTTCTAGTCTTTAACTAAGACAAATTAACAATATACTACTCGGTCTCTCTATCACAATTTACATAACACTCTATGTGCACAGGCAAAAACATGGTATAAATTGAGACGCAAGGagaacctttttttttaaatttaatgatCGAAAAATTTGTCTCGGGCCATTCCTTAGAACCAACTCTGCCTTTGAAACTCAGAGATAATGAATTCGACATCTATCAGACTCCACTTAAATACTAGACTTAGTTAACATGATGGAGGGTTCGAACCTCTGACCTTAGTCACAAGGCAATATACTACTCCTATCTTTACTCAATTTCTTTTATACATTCCATTTAACGGTATATGACCAAAATTAATGTACATAAGATACAAGTGTTACTTTTGTTTCTAGTAGAAAATTGAGTGCATGAGACAAACAATTTACCCAAAAGAGGAATGGTCCAATCTTACTAAACAAACAAGAATCATTATTGTTTCCTAGCTAAAACAAAGATAAAGACATAGCTGATTCCATTTTAACTATAATAAACAAGTTGACATGTATTAAATtataaggaaaataaaaataaaaaataccaGTGCTTTGTTAGCAGCTGCAATAGTTGAGACAGAGCTagccatttttttttaaaaaaaaatatttttttgacaactttgaaaATCAAACAACTGATTGATCACAaactcttatttttattttctgagTTAAATTAGTTGATTGTTGAATTGAGTAATAGGGGAAGGAAGAGAATTTATATAGCACAAGTTGCTTGGAGTATATGAGAAtgttacaattttattttttggattaCAAATTCATAATAACCACAAAATGGTGGATTGGCTATATTACGTGGACATTTTGATGAGGATTTTATTTTCTGATAtggacattttttttttgtcttttttgaaTGCCCTAGAAACTAAATTAacaacaaaatggagtcttCTAGGAACTAGTTGGCTTTGTGGTCAACACAAATTTAAGCTTTTGTCCCatccataattttttttattttttgttgttgttttcctATATTTCTTATTGTAGAATATAAGAAACTTTGAGTCAATTATTGTGCAACTTCCACATCCAccaaaattttgaagaaaaaaaattgaattggaTTTGTCAACTAAAACATTGGAAGCAATACACTACTCTAGAACTTAACCGTAACAAGAGTGCAAAAGTTGTCACCTTCTTccagacaattttttttaaaaaaaattaaaacctaagttttgaagaaattttattggattaaaACCCTTTACATATTTTAACCAATTAATTTCTGGACATACGTATCTCATGCTAATTAATACAAGTGTTTAAAatgatataattaaataattttagaataagCATGCGATGAATAATCTAAATTTAGAGGAGGAAAAATTCATGTTCAAACTGATGAATAATGGACGCctatttgatatttattgtcattgcTAGGGCctaggggtgtacatagaccgggttagttcggattttttacaaaccaaaccaaaccatttgtgtcgggttattaaatctataaaccaaaccaaaccaataaaagtcgggtttttttatatcaatttttctcggttttttcgggtttttttgggtttctcgggttttcatagtatctagtaaaaagcacagagcagtacttcttaaaaagagttctagtacaaaatatcaatatataagatggatgcagaacactgtttgaagttttaactttataatataactttataagatgagctttttttgtatattatttagatgagcttctcaaatctaaatctaaatataagaaagaaaacaaaaattatgaaaaagttttaaaaaatatttataaattacattttaataaatatttttatgtataacataatttaaaagtagtatatctataatcgggttggtttgggttcggtttgactttttttagttaaaaccaaaccaaccctataatggtcggggtttttttttcaaataccaaaccaagtcaaaccaaaccactagtcggttttttttttccggtttggttcggtttgtcggtttggtgcggtttatcggtttgccctgtacagccctagtcATTGCAAAACACATTCTTATAGAAACTTGCTATCAATGGAATAAATTTGCATATGTTTCGTGTCTTAAAATTTAcgttttgtattttataaacTATAGTCTCCTCTTTTTCATAGACGCATACATATCAAGAAATTCATGATTGTAATTTGTTCATGAATTCGATCAATATATGTCTTCCTTAAGACATCAAGTAGATAAATGTTAATTTCATGGGTGTACACCTACAAACAAAATATTCCTTCGTCCAATTTATGACCCACTTTTAgcttattaatatttaaattatgtgaactttaattaatattttaaaatatagtttttatcatatttatattaaattatgtgaatttttattaatattttaaaataaagtattttttataataCTTTATTTTGTCTTAATTTGCATTTATAGCATTTCATTTGGGTCATTAGCAAAATATGACCACTGCAATTCATAGCTATAAATATCCTGAATTCGAGAAGCTCCTATCTATTATGAACACAAAAGTTCACCATCCACTTGGCTGCTTTCTGTTGTGCCTCGCAATATTGACATTATtggttttcttatttatttatattggtTTATaagtaaatgaaaaaaaagaagtaaatagcaaaaatattattagtttaGGTGCTAATTATGTGGCTTATAACAGTTTAGGAAGTTATATTATGTCTACTTTTTCTTtgtcagatacatgtatctgaaaTATATGCGGATCAAATTAGATGTAATTTATTTCAATTACATTATATCCAAACGTGATCGGCATGTATCTGAAATATACTGCCTCTCTTCCTCTCCCGTTTTGCCTTTCCCGATGTAACTGTCTCAAAATATATCTGATATCAATGTTGAGAAGATTAATTAGAATATACAGCTGgattagttagttagttagtaGACCGTTAAGTTAGCAGTGTAAGTTTATTAAAGGTTGTTAAAAAGTTTGTTAGCCAATTCACTTATAAATAGATATGTTGGCAGTAGAGttagatataaaaaaatagttacaAATTCTCTCTTCTCATTTGTATTCTTGAGATTCTGCAAAAATGGAGTTGAGTTCCTCGTTGATTCTTCTACACTAATTAGTGTTCATTGATTAGCTTCACTGAaatttacatggtatcagagcttggaGAACGAATCTAGGGATCTATCACAGGATTTCACGGCAGATTGAGAGATTCTGTTTCAGCTAAGGTTTTGGGATAACTATGACAGTTGAAGAAGGAGTTGCAGGAGGAACAGAAAGCAGAGGAGTTGGAGTTCTAAATGAAAGTAGTTCGATAACAATCGATCACAATCATCCACTTTATTTGAGCAATGCAGATGTACCAGGAGCTCTTTCAGTTGGAATTCAATTGACAGGAATGGAGAATTATACACTGTGGAGTCGAGCTATGGAAATTGCTTTGCTTGGTCGAAACAAGCTTGGATTCATTGATGGCTCAGTCCTGCGCAGTGATTTTGAAggagaattgaagaagaattgggATAGATGCAATGCGATTGTTATTTCCTAGCTTATATGTAATGTTAGTAAGGAGTTACTAAGTGGAATTTTGTACTCGTCCAATGCACATCAGGTATGGTTAGACCTTCGAGAACATTTTGATAAGATAAATGGATCTAGGATCTATCAATTGCACAAAAGTATCTTTACTCTTACAAAGGGAGTATCAACTGTGTCTGCATATTACACTAAACTGAAGAACTTGTGGGATGAATACGATTCATCCTACCTCCACCTAGCTGTGATTGTCACAAAGCTAAGGATTACGTATTGCAGATGCAGTACCAACACTTGTTGCAATTTTTGATGGGATTAAATGATGCTTACTCACAAGCAAGGGGGACAAATTTTAATGATGCCTAATTTGCCAGATGTGAATCAAGCTTATGCTTTAGTGATATAGGATGAACGTCAAAAAGATTGGCAGGAAACATACAGGAGAAAATGGAGTCCTTGGCAATGTATACTGCAGGGAATAAAAGATCAAATCAATATCCAAGAAAGAACTTTCAATCTGTGTTTTGTGATTACTGCAATATGAGGGGGCATACTAGAACAAATTGCAATAAGCTCAAGAAATGTGATCATTGTCATGCTACAGAACATGTGAAAGGAGACCTGTTATTTGCTAATTGGATATCCAGATAATTTCAAAGGTAAGAAAAAAGTGAATACAGTGATGAAAGGTAATGGAAGTCAGGATATAAGAGCAAGTGAAAGTCAAGCTCATCTACAACCACAGAACTTGCAGGATCAAATGGACAGGAAGGCACACACAATTAGGGGAGAACACATGTATAATGCAAAAGTCACACAAGAACAACTACATCAGCTGTTAAACAAGACCTCACCAAAACAACTTAATCAGATCTTCAATGTGCTAAAAGGAAATACTGCTATTATGGATTCAAACAACAGGGTTAGCTGTGCTAACATGGAAGGTAATGCTATTTACTATTTGAAATGGATTATAGACACAGGAGCTACAGACCACATGATACACAATCCCAATTATCTACTACTTAAGAGCATGCTAGGGAATATAGGAAATGTGCATTTACCAATAGGAGAATCAGTAGCAGTGTCACATGTGGGAGATTTCAAACTGAATGATGGTGAAATGATAAGTGATGTCCTGTGTATCCCAGAATTCAAGTTTAATCTTTTGTCTATGTACAAACTGACAAAAGAATTGAATTGTTGTGTTCTTTTTTCCCTACTTGCTGTATATTTCAGAACCACTTATCTGGGAAGGTCAAGTGGATTGGTGATGTAGAAGATGGATTGTATGTGCTGAACTAGAGGCCAAAGTCACCACAAGAGATTAAGACAGTGTCTGCAATAAGGAATGGAGAAGGAGATCCAGCACTTTGGCATAAAAGAATAGGTCATGTTCCTATGGAAGTTCTTAGATGAATAAAGTCTTTTAGTCCCTGTAATAGCTTCACCATTAAAGATTGCATCATTTGTCCACAAGCTAGACAAACTAGAATTCTATTTCCTATCAGTAGTACTACAGTAGATGTTGTGTTTGATTTAGTACACATGGATATTTGGGGTCCATATAAGGTACCTACTTACAATGAAATAAAGTACTTTCTTACTTTGGTTGATGATAAATCTAGATGGACATGGACTTTTTTGATTGCCTTGAACTCTGATGTATTTGTAATTCTGAAACAATTCTTAGTAATGATAAAGACTCAGTTTGgaaagtgtattaaagtgttcAGGTCTGATAATGAAGGGAAATTCTTAAATTCTAACTGTCATGATCTATTTGTATTGAATGGTATTAGTCATTAAACATCCTGTccatatactccacaataaaATAGAGTTGTGAAAAGAAAACATAGACATTTACTAGACATTCCAAGGGCTATCAAGTTTTAAGGACATCTGCCAAATAGATTTTGGGGAGAGTGTATAGAAGCTGCAACTTATAGCATCAACAGGATGCCTTTATTAGTTCTGGGAAATAAATCACCATATGAGAAGCTGTACAACTAATAACCTTCTCTGACACACCTCAGAGTGATAGGGTGTATTGCATTTGCCACAAAGTTGAGAAGAGATGATAAATTTGCACCAAAGGCTAGAAGAGCAGTGTTGCTTGGATATGCTGTCAATCAGAAAGGTTATAAATTGCTAGAGATTAAGTCCAGAGTTATTTTTGTGAGtagagatttatttttttcatgagAATGAGTTCCTTTTCAGGATCAAGATCTTTGTGAAGCCAATGGCCCAAAATTTCTTATGCCATATTCCCAAGCAGAAGATTGTGACCATACACCATGTATAGTCCTCAACTTTGAAGCAAGTGATACTATTACTAAACCTACAGAGCATACTTTTTCTATGCCTACTGTTACACTATCCTCTAAACATGATAATGTGGATTCTGAAGGTGCTCAGTCTATGGACACTGCATGGGTTATAATTTCACAGAACCAAGGATCATCACTGCTTTATATGCCTTCTCAGGGTTCTTCTCAGGATCAGACTTCACCAATAGCTACCAGAAAGTCCACCAGAGCAGCTAAGCCTCCTATTTGGCATATAGATTACATATTACCACACAAGAAGACAACTGGAAATTGCTTATATTCTATTACAGATGCAGTGGATTATCAAAGAATCACACCTTCCTATATGAGTTTTGTAGCTAAGTTTTCTCATAAAAAGAACCTACTTCCTATCTGGAGGCTATTCAAGACCCCAGATGGATTGAAGCTATGAAGAATGAAATATAAGCCTTGGAGGACAAT
Proteins encoded in this window:
- the LOC129876575 gene encoding ribulose bisphosphate carboxylase/oxygenase activase 1, chloroplastic-like, with the translated sequence MASSVSTIAAANKALLSLNNSVAGTSVPSTAFFGKTLKKVNAKGNSSSKVSNRSFRIVAQEQEIDEKKQTDQDRWKGLVTDMSDDQQDITRGKGMVDPLFQAPVGTGTHHPVLSSYEYISQGLRQYNLDNTLDGFYIAPAFMDKLVVHITKNFLKLPNIKVPLILGIWGGKGQGKSFQCELVFRKMGINPIMMSAGELESGNAGEPAKLIRQRYREAAEIIRKGNMCVLFINDLDAGAGRMGGTTQYTVNNQMVNATLMNIADNPTNVQLPGMYNKQENARVPIIVTGNDFSTLYAPLIRDGRMEKYYWAPTREDRIGVCKGIFRTDNVPEEHVVRLVDAFPGQSIDFFGALRSRVYDDEVRKWIEKTGIEQVGEKLLNSIEGPPTFDQPKMTIQKLLEYGNLLVQEQENVKRVQLADKYLKEAALGDANADAINSGNF